Proteins encoded by one window of Manihot esculenta cultivar AM560-2 chromosome 10, M.esculenta_v8, whole genome shotgun sequence:
- the LOC110624598 gene encoding uncharacterized protein LOC110624598 isoform X1, giving the protein MAPRGRPGKGQMRMDAAIDAMQSYGFRRELIVTTVKELLNVYGMDGWPFIEEASYRVLLDNMLEKVEEEEKKKGDSLPSSNGGDGSNAKASCAGPSSEVLLPTCSSEEAIAFHLQANADLGMASEKNNNKTPFTALQADTSEYKDINIDQCYREKTISNSRERNIGSPEVVEALPIRWRRPYHGWISSDDDEELVELTPAPLDETFAKILNSTDVSRKGKRRWDARRQDI; this is encoded by the exons ATGGCTCCACGAGGACGTCCCGGTAAG GGTCAGATGCGTATGGATGCAGCTATTGATGCAATGCAGAGCTATGGGTTTCGCAGGGAACTGATTGTCACTACTGTGAAAGAGCTTTTGAAT GTTTATGGTATGGATGGATGGCCATTTATTGAAGAGGCTTCATACAGAGTCCTGCTTGACAATATGCTTGAAAAAGTTGAGgaagaggagaagaaaaag GGTGATTCCCTGCCAAGCAGCAATGGCGGAGATGGAAGCAATGCCAAAGCATCATGTGCTGGGCCATCAAGCGAGGTTCTTTTACCTACCTGCTCTAGTGAGGAGGCTATTGCCTTTCATTTGCAGGCTAATGCAGATCTGGGTATGGCATCagagaaaaataataacaaGACTCCATTCACCGCATTGCAGGCTGATACATCTG AATACAAGGACATCAACATAGACCAATGCTACAGGGAGAAGACAATAAGCAATTCCAGGGAAAGAAATATTGGCTCCCCAGAAGTAGTGGAAGCTCTTCCAATTCGGTGGCGTAGACCTTACCATGGATGGATTAGtagtgatgatgatgaggaaCTTGTGGAACTAACACCAGCACCATTAGATGAGACATTTGCAAAGATATTAAATTCTACAGATGTTTCCAGGAAGGGCAAGAGAAGATGGGATGCCAGGCGTCAAGACATATAA
- the LOC110624598 gene encoding uncharacterized protein LOC110624598 isoform X2 yields MRMDAAIDAMQSYGFRRELIVTTVKELLNVYGMDGWPFIEEASYRVLLDNMLEKVEEEEKKKGDSLPSSNGGDGSNAKASCAGPSSEVLLPTCSSEEAIAFHLQANADLGMASEKNNNKTPFTALQADTSEYKDINIDQCYREKTISNSRERNIGSPEVVEALPIRWRRPYHGWISSDDDEELVELTPAPLDETFAKILNSTDVSRKGKRRWDARRQDI; encoded by the exons ATGCGTATGGATGCAGCTATTGATGCAATGCAGAGCTATGGGTTTCGCAGGGAACTGATTGTCACTACTGTGAAAGAGCTTTTGAAT GTTTATGGTATGGATGGATGGCCATTTATTGAAGAGGCTTCATACAGAGTCCTGCTTGACAATATGCTTGAAAAAGTTGAGgaagaggagaagaaaaag GGTGATTCCCTGCCAAGCAGCAATGGCGGAGATGGAAGCAATGCCAAAGCATCATGTGCTGGGCCATCAAGCGAGGTTCTTTTACCTACCTGCTCTAGTGAGGAGGCTATTGCCTTTCATTTGCAGGCTAATGCAGATCTGGGTATGGCATCagagaaaaataataacaaGACTCCATTCACCGCATTGCAGGCTGATACATCTG AATACAAGGACATCAACATAGACCAATGCTACAGGGAGAAGACAATAAGCAATTCCAGGGAAAGAAATATTGGCTCCCCAGAAGTAGTGGAAGCTCTTCCAATTCGGTGGCGTAGACCTTACCATGGATGGATTAGtagtgatgatgatgaggaaCTTGTGGAACTAACACCAGCACCATTAGATGAGACATTTGCAAAGATATTAAATTCTACAGATGTTTCCAGGAAGGGCAAGAGAAGATGGGATGCCAGGCGTCAAGACATATAA